In one Streptomyces marincola genomic region, the following are encoded:
- a CDS encoding Nramp family divalent metal transporter, with product MIPVVTKTTQENGAPPRGRWRLIGPGLVVAATGVGAGDLVATAVAGERYGYTLVWAAVLGCLIKISLAEATGRWHLATGRTIFEGWRGLGPWTVVYFGVYIMIWGFVYGATAMSASALPLVALFPDGPSLRTWGIAAGLLGLVCVWFNRYAVVEKLMTVFVGLMFVIVVGIAIRVGPDSGALAAGLVPTLPDGSVLYTLGLIGGVGGTITLAAYGYWVTAKGWRGPAWMSVMRLDNRVAYATTGLFVVAMLVIGAELLNAADVALSQGDRGLLDVGTVLEERFGTLTANLFLIGFFAASFSSVIGVWHGVSLLFTDFVSHVRPASAVPEEDRERSWPFRAYLLWLTFPPMGLLWLDQPIGLVLAYGVLGAFFMPFLALTLLWLLNTDRVPREWRNGPLSNAMLLGSGVLFLVLCVEQVRDLPW from the coding sequence ATGATCCCCGTCGTGACGAAGACGACACAGGAGAACGGCGCGCCCCCGCGGGGCCGCTGGCGGTTGATAGGTCCGGGACTCGTGGTCGCCGCGACGGGCGTGGGCGCGGGCGACCTGGTGGCCACGGCCGTCGCGGGCGAACGGTACGGATACACCCTGGTGTGGGCGGCGGTGCTCGGCTGCCTCATCAAGATCTCGCTGGCCGAGGCCACCGGCCGGTGGCACCTCGCCACCGGCCGGACGATCTTCGAGGGCTGGCGCGGCCTCGGCCCGTGGACGGTGGTGTACTTCGGCGTCTACATCATGATCTGGGGCTTCGTCTACGGGGCCACCGCGATGTCCGCGAGCGCCCTGCCGCTGGTGGCCCTCTTCCCCGACGGCCCGTCACTGCGCACGTGGGGCATCGCGGCGGGGCTGCTCGGGCTGGTGTGCGTCTGGTTCAACCGCTACGCCGTGGTCGAGAAGCTGATGACGGTCTTCGTCGGCCTCATGTTCGTGATCGTCGTCGGCATCGCGATCCGGGTCGGCCCCGACTCCGGGGCGCTCGCCGCCGGCCTGGTGCCGACACTGCCCGACGGGTCCGTGCTCTACACGCTCGGCCTGATCGGCGGCGTCGGCGGGACCATCACCCTGGCCGCCTACGGCTACTGGGTGACGGCCAAGGGGTGGCGGGGGCCCGCGTGGATGTCCGTGATGCGGCTGGACAACCGCGTGGCCTACGCGACCACCGGGCTGTTCGTCGTCGCGATGCTCGTGATCGGAGCCGAGCTGCTGAACGCCGCGGACGTCGCCCTCAGCCAGGGAGACCGCGGCCTGCTGGACGTCGGGACCGTCCTGGAGGAACGATTCGGCACCCTCACCGCGAACCTGTTCCTGATCGGTTTCTTCGCCGCCTCGTTCAGTTCGGTGATCGGCGTCTGGCACGGCGTCAGCCTCCTGTTCACCGACTTCGTCAGCCATGTGCGGCCGGCGTCCGCCGTGCCCGAGGAGGACCGCGAGCGGTCGTGGCCGTTCCGCGCCTACCTGCTGTGGCTCACGTTCCCGCCGATGGGGCTGCTGTGGCTCGACCAGCCGATCGGGCTCGTCCTCGCCTACGGTGTGCTCGGCGCCTTCTTCATGCCGTTCCTCGCGCTGACCCTGCTGTGGCTGCTGAACACCGACCGCGTGCCGCGCGAGTGGCGCAACGGCCCGCTGAGCAACGCCATGCTCCTGGGCTCGGGTGTCCTCTTCCTCGTGCTGTGCGTCGAGCAGGTCCGCGACCTGCCCTGGTGA
- a CDS encoding helix-turn-helix domain-containing protein — protein sequence MIDDYLARIGQLIRDARQHRGWTQVQLAEALGTSQSAVNRIERGNQNISLEMIARIGEALDSEIVSLGYAGPMHLRVVGGRRLHGSIDVKTSKNACVALLCATLLNSGRTVLRRVARIEEVFRILEVLGSIGVRSRWINDGADLEIVPPAQLDLDAIDQEAARRTRSIIMFLGPLLHRMDRFRIPYAGGCDLGTRTVEPHMTALRRFGLEVTATEGTYHATVNRQIKPERAIVLTERGDTVTENALLAAARHDGVTVIRNASSNYMVQDLCFFLEQLGVRIEGVGTTTLTVHGVAEIDRDVDYSPSEDPVEAMSLIAAAVVTESELTIRRVPVEFLEIELAVLEGMGLDHDLGPEYPADNGRTRLADLTVRPSKLEAPIDKIHPMPFPGLNIDNAPFFAAIAASAHGSTLIHDWVYDNRAIYLTDLNRLGGRLQLLDPHRVLVEGPTRWRAAEMMCPPALRPAVVVLLAMMAAEGTSVLRNVYVINRGYEDLAERLNSVGAQIETFRDI from the coding sequence ATGATCGACGACTACCTCGCCCGGATCGGTCAGCTCATTCGGGACGCACGGCAACATCGCGGCTGGACGCAGGTCCAGCTGGCGGAAGCACTCGGGACCAGCCAGAGCGCGGTCAATCGCATCGAGCGAGGCAATCAGAACATCAGCCTTGAGATGATCGCGCGCATCGGCGAAGCCCTCGACAGCGAGATCGTCTCGCTCGGCTACGCCGGCCCGATGCACCTGCGCGTGGTCGGCGGGCGGCGCCTGCACGGCAGCATCGACGTGAAGACGAGCAAGAACGCCTGCGTCGCGCTGCTGTGCGCCACCCTGCTCAACTCGGGGCGCACCGTGCTGCGCCGCGTCGCCAGGATCGAGGAGGTCTTCCGCATCCTGGAGGTGCTGGGCTCCATCGGCGTCCGCAGCCGGTGGATCAACGACGGCGCGGACCTGGAGATCGTCCCGCCGGCCCAGCTCGACCTCGACGCCATCGACCAGGAGGCGGCGCGCCGCACCAGGAGCATCATCATGTTCCTCGGTCCGCTGCTGCACCGCATGGACCGCTTCCGCATCCCCTACGCGGGCGGCTGCGACCTGGGCACGCGGACCGTCGAGCCGCACATGACGGCGCTGCGGCGCTTCGGCCTTGAGGTGACCGCGACCGAGGGCACCTACCACGCCACGGTCAACCGGCAGATCAAACCGGAACGCGCCATCGTGCTGACCGAGCGCGGGGACACGGTCACCGAGAACGCGCTGCTCGCCGCCGCCCGGCACGACGGCGTGACCGTCATCAGGAACGCCTCGTCCAACTACATGGTCCAGGACCTGTGCTTCTTCCTCGAACAGCTCGGTGTGCGGATCGAGGGCGTGGGCACCACCACGCTCACCGTGCACGGCGTCGCGGAGATCGACCGGGACGTGGACTACTCGCCCTCGGAGGACCCGGTCGAGGCCATGAGCCTGATCGCCGCCGCGGTCGTGACCGAGTCCGAGCTGACGATCCGCCGGGTGCCGGTCGAGTTCCTGGAGATCGAGCTCGCGGTCCTCGAAGGCATGGGCCTCGACCACGATCTGGGCCCCGAGTACCCGGCGGACAACGGACGCACCCGGCTGGCCGACCTGACGGTGCGCCCCTCCAAGCTTGAGGCACCGATCGACAAGATCCACCCGATGCCGTTCCCGGGTCTGAACATCGACAACGCGCCGTTCTTCGCGGCCATCGCCGCCTCGGCGCACGGCTCGACCCTCATCCACGACTGGGTCTACGACAACCGCGCGATCTACCTGACCGACCTCAACCGCCTCGGCGGCCGGCTCCAGTTGCTCGACCCGCACCGGGTGCTCGTCGAGGGCCCCACGCGGTGGCGGGCGGCCGAGATGATGTGCCCGCCCGCGCTGCGGCCCGCCGTCGTCGTGCTGCTGGCGATGATGGCCGCGGAGGGCACGTCCGTGCTGCGCAACGTGTACGTGATCAACCGCGGCTACGAGGACCTGGCCGAACGGCTGAACTCGGTGGGCGCGCAGATCGAGACGTTCCGCGACATCTGA
- a CDS encoding winged helix-turn-helix transcriptional regulator: MDLTGTDAPAARFDAFTASCPSRQLLDTIGNKWASLVIVALGLGGRMRYSELAARIAGVSQKMLTQTLRNLERDGLLTRTVTPAVPVRVDYELTPLGRSLMVTMHHLKEWAETHMPEVRQAREEYDQRDM; encoded by the coding sequence ATGGACCTGACCGGCACCGACGCGCCGGCGGCCCGGTTCGACGCGTTCACCGCCTCCTGCCCCAGCCGGCAGCTGCTCGACACGATCGGCAACAAGTGGGCGAGCCTGGTCATCGTGGCGCTCGGCCTCGGCGGCCGGATGCGCTACTCGGAACTCGCCGCGCGGATCGCCGGGGTGAGCCAGAAGATGCTCACCCAGACCCTGCGGAACCTCGAACGCGACGGCCTCCTGACCCGCACGGTGACCCCGGCGGTCCCCGTCCGCGTCGACTACGAGCTGACCCCGCTCGGCCGGTCCCTGATGGTGACGATGCACCACCTCAAGGAGTGGGCCGAGACGCACATGCCCGAGGTGCGTCAAGCGCGCGAGGAGTACGACCAGCGCGACATGTGA
- a CDS encoding zinc-binding dehydrogenase, giving the protein MPLALVSTAETPAPTLREAALPPLGPGDLRVRVTAASVDPVDTLFAGGPARTIFGLTGTVGLGWSLTGVVTGVGAEVTGFSVGDPVAAVHRDVTAPVRAHAEETVVPAAATALLPGGLDEVDAASVPLNASTAAQMVHRLGPADGRTLLVTGAAGAVGGYAVALAAHAGWKVTALARADDRAFVLRAGARALVTELPGPSFDAVVDGAVLHAAALGAVRDGGAFVGVTSSSPAAPERGVEVAIVSVEPDGARLAELLALAAAGVLEPRVAGRVALSDAATAYDKVAGGGQRGRWLLVP; this is encoded by the coding sequence ATGCCGCTCGCCCTCGTCTCCACCGCCGAGACGCCCGCGCCCACCCTCCGGGAGGCGGCGCTGCCCCCGCTGGGCCCGGGTGACCTGCGGGTCCGCGTCACCGCGGCGTCGGTCGACCCCGTCGACACCCTCTTCGCCGGCGGACCGGCCCGGACGATCTTCGGACTCACGGGCACCGTGGGCCTCGGCTGGTCGCTGACCGGCGTCGTCACCGGGGTCGGTGCCGAGGTCACCGGTTTCTCGGTCGGCGATCCGGTCGCCGCCGTCCACCGCGACGTCACCGCCCCGGTCCGGGCGCACGCCGAGGAGACGGTCGTGCCGGCCGCCGCCACCGCGCTCCTGCCCGGCGGCCTCGACGAGGTCGACGCGGCGTCCGTTCCGCTCAACGCCTCGACCGCGGCCCAGATGGTGCACCGGCTCGGCCCGGCCGACGGGCGGACCCTGCTGGTCACCGGCGCCGCCGGCGCCGTGGGCGGGTACGCCGTGGCGCTGGCCGCGCACGCCGGCTGGAAGGTCACCGCGCTGGCGCGCGCGGACGACCGCGCGTTCGTGCTGCGGGCCGGGGCGCGCGCGCTCGTCACGGAGCTGCCGGGGCCGTCCTTCGACGCCGTCGTCGACGGCGCGGTGCTGCACGCGGCGGCGCTCGGCGCGGTCCGCGACGGCGGGGCGTTCGTCGGGGTCACGTCCTCGTCGCCCGCCGCTCCTGAGCGGGGCGTCGAGGTCGCCATCGTGAGCGTCGAGCCGGACGGCGCGCGGCTCGCGGAACTCCTCGCCCTCGCCGCCGCGGGAGTCCTGGAGCCGCGGGTCGCAGGCCGGGTGGCCCTGTCCGACGCCGCGACGGCGTACGACAAGGTCGCCGGGGGCGGGCAGCGCGGGCGGTGGCTGCTGGTGCCCTGA
- a CDS encoding ABC transporter permease → MNGAHGGPRPAARPHWRAGFLRGGIELRHLLRNPRELSGHLTNVVVALLIASLVDGDVSGTPAPMAHLVLAGFAAYLLFQIGLISLPQTLVTEREEGALLRLRATPGGIPAYLVAKCLLVVVTAVCTVALLIAATALLADGPLPRGPEGWLTLLWVTALGLLAVVPLGAAIGAVLPNPREALALIMLPVMALLFTSGAVFPITSLPGPLQQVAALFPLKWMAQGLRSALLPDAARTAEAAGAWELPMVALVLTAWAVLGFLLAVPLLRRAARRESGSRLTARQLRAARGGAAAG, encoded by the coding sequence ATGAACGGAGCGCACGGCGGGCCGCGGCCGGCCGCCCGACCGCACTGGCGGGCCGGGTTCCTCCGCGGCGGCATCGAGCTGCGGCACCTCCTGCGCAACCCGAGGGAGCTGTCCGGCCATCTGACCAACGTGGTCGTCGCGCTGCTGATCGCCTCCCTCGTCGACGGCGACGTGTCCGGCACCCCCGCCCCGATGGCCCACCTGGTGCTCGCGGGCTTCGCCGCCTATCTGCTGTTCCAGATCGGGCTGATCAGCCTCCCGCAGACGCTCGTGACCGAACGGGAGGAGGGCGCCCTGCTGCGGCTGCGCGCCACACCCGGCGGCATCCCGGCCTATCTCGTCGCCAAGTGCCTGCTCGTGGTGGTCACGGCGGTCTGCACCGTGGCCCTGCTCATCGCGGCGACGGCGCTGCTGGCCGACGGCCCACTGCCGCGCGGCCCCGAGGGCTGGCTGACCCTGCTGTGGGTCACCGCGCTCGGGCTGCTCGCCGTCGTGCCGCTGGGCGCGGCCATCGGCGCCGTGCTGCCGAACCCGCGCGAGGCGCTGGCGCTGATCATGCTGCCCGTCATGGCGCTGCTGTTCACCTCGGGCGCGGTGTTCCCGATCACCTCGCTGCCGGGTCCGCTCCAGCAGGTGGCCGCCCTCTTCCCGCTCAAGTGGATGGCGCAGGGCCTGCGTTCCGCGCTGCTGCCGGACGCGGCGCGGACCGCGGAGGCGGCCGGCGCCTGGGAGCTGCCCATGGTCGCCCTGGTCCTGACCGCGTGGGCCGTCCTCGGGTTCCTCCTCGCCGTCCCGCTCCTGCGCCGCGCCGCGCGCCGCGAGTCGGGCTCGCGCCTGACCGCGCGTCAGCTCAGGGCGGCGCGCGGCGGCGCGGCGGCCGGGTAG
- a CDS encoding ABC transporter ATP-binding protein yields MTAPAPPAPSAARAEPVIRARGVTMAYGGTTVLHGLDLDVHRGEVFALLGPNGAGKTTTVEILEGFRRRSGGEVSVLDTDPERGGDAWRGRIGLVLQSWRDHGRWRVAELLKHFATYYPDPRDPAGLLALVGLTGQGDQQVGRLSGGQRRRLDVALGIVGRPELLFLDEPTTGFDPRARHEFHVLVERLAREEGVTVLLTTHDLMEAERLADRIAMLVGGRVRACGTPAELARRAAAQAEVRWTAEDGTFRSARTDDPSGLVWDLHRAARGPIPGLEVRRPTLEDTYLRMVHRQDGGADGFTAASVPTAGGTRT; encoded by the coding sequence ATGACGGCACCCGCGCCCCCCGCGCCGTCCGCCGCACGCGCGGAACCCGTCATCCGGGCCCGCGGCGTGACCATGGCCTACGGCGGGACCACCGTTCTGCACGGCCTCGATCTGGACGTCCACCGCGGCGAGGTCTTCGCGCTGCTCGGACCGAACGGCGCCGGCAAGACCACCACCGTCGAGATCCTGGAGGGCTTCAGGCGGCGCTCCGGCGGCGAGGTCAGCGTTCTGGACACCGACCCGGAGCGGGGCGGCGACGCCTGGCGCGGCCGGATCGGTCTGGTGCTCCAGTCCTGGCGCGACCACGGCCGCTGGCGGGTCGCCGAGCTGCTGAAGCACTTCGCGACCTACTACCCCGACCCGCGCGACCCGGCCGGACTGCTGGCCCTGGTGGGCCTCACCGGGCAGGGCGACCAGCAGGTGGGCCGGCTCTCCGGCGGCCAGCGCCGGCGGCTCGACGTCGCGCTCGGCATCGTCGGCCGCCCCGAGCTGCTGTTCCTCGACGAGCCGACCACCGGCTTCGACCCGCGGGCGCGGCACGAGTTCCACGTCCTGGTCGAACGGCTGGCCCGCGAGGAGGGCGTCACCGTCCTGCTCACCACCCACGACCTGATGGAGGCCGAACGGCTCGCGGACCGGATCGCGATGCTCGTCGGCGGCCGGGTCCGGGCCTGCGGCACCCCGGCGGAACTGGCCCGGCGCGCCGCCGCACAGGCCGAGGTCCGCTGGACGGCCGAGGACGGAACGTTCCGCAGCGCGCGCACGGACGACCCCTCGGGCCTCGTCTGGGACCTGCACCGCGCCGCGCGTGGCCCGATCCCGGGTCTTGAGGTCCGCCGCCCGACGCTTGAGGACACCTACCTGCGCATGGTGCACCGGCAGGACGGCGGCGCGGACGGATTCACGGCCGCGAGCGTGCCGACGGCAGGAGGGACGCGGACGTGA
- a CDS encoding transcriptional regulator: MTSTPAGFDELIHPATRLSVVALLAATEWAEFAFVRDSLSLSDSALSKQLATLEQAGYLAVHKEGGGRKRRTKVRLTDHGRAAFEGHVAALRAIVETAGPPAAPGPAAAADGAPAAAATGTARAGRHRTEAGR; encoded by the coding sequence GTGACGAGCACGCCCGCCGGCTTCGACGAACTGATCCATCCCGCCACCCGGCTCTCGGTGGTCGCCCTGCTCGCCGCCACGGAGTGGGCGGAATTCGCGTTCGTCCGCGACAGCCTCTCGCTCAGCGACTCCGCGCTCTCCAAGCAGCTGGCCACCCTGGAGCAGGCCGGCTACCTGGCCGTCCACAAGGAAGGCGGGGGCCGCAAGCGGCGCACGAAGGTGCGGCTGACGGACCACGGCCGCGCCGCCTTCGAGGGGCACGTGGCCGCGCTCCGGGCGATCGTCGAGACCGCCGGCCCCCCGGCGGCACCAGGACCGGCCGCGGCCGCGGACGGCGCCCCCGCCGCGGCGGCGACCGGAACGGCGCGGGCGGGGCGGCACCGCACGGAGGCGGGCCGATGA
- a CDS encoding PPOX class F420-dependent oxidoreductase, whose protein sequence is MDTAQAQEFLRTHHHAVLSTFRKDGRPQLSPVVLALDAAGRVVLSTTETRAKCRNLRRDPRVSACVFTRPFFGPWTQVEGTAEILPPGDGFDAAALASLHGALGEEYGDWESFRAGIHADGRVAIRFGIERASGPA, encoded by the coding sequence ATGGACACCGCACAGGCGCAGGAGTTCCTGCGGACGCACCACCACGCCGTCCTGAGCACCTTCAGGAAGGACGGCCGGCCCCAGCTCTCCCCCGTCGTCCTCGCACTCGACGCCGCCGGCCGGGTGGTGCTGAGCACCACCGAGACGCGCGCCAAGTGCCGCAACCTCCGGCGCGATCCGCGCGTCTCGGCCTGCGTGTTCACCCGCCCCTTCTTCGGCCCGTGGACGCAGGTCGAGGGAACGGCCGAGATCCTGCCGCCGGGCGACGGGTTCGACGCCGCGGCACTCGCGAGCCTGCACGGCGCGCTGGGCGAGGAGTACGGCGACTGGGAGTCCTTCCGCGCCGGCATCCACGCGGACGGCCGTGTCGCGATCCGGTTCGGCATCGAGCGCGCCTCGGGCCCGGCCTGA
- a CDS encoding TetR/AcrR family transcriptional regulator, translating to MPGRRAESRRRNAEALTRAAEQLFTRHGYQAVGIERIAEEAGLTTGAIYSIFGAKQGLLLAVLDSALHRVAAAARALEDDQDLTAAEVVAAFARAYCGIVGSLAGRRALRLEAEALALALQDDARGGELLQRLGRTRHHLAELLTGRRVHPADRRRLTSDEAATLAGAEAAILHGLAHQAAVGAQEPDPELWARAATAMVALVDEPGPAGSRGAGSASSA from the coding sequence ATGCCGGGAAGGCGGGCCGAGAGCCGGCGGCGGAACGCGGAAGCGCTGACCCGGGCCGCTGAGCAGCTCTTCACCCGGCACGGCTATCAAGCCGTGGGCATCGAGAGGATCGCGGAGGAGGCCGGCCTGACCACCGGCGCGATCTACTCCATCTTCGGGGCGAAGCAGGGCCTGCTGCTCGCGGTCCTCGACAGCGCGCTCCACCGCGTCGCCGCTGCGGCGCGCGCGCTTGAGGACGATCAGGACCTCACCGCGGCAGAGGTCGTGGCCGCGTTCGCCCGGGCCTACTGCGGGATCGTCGGCTCGCTCGCGGGCAGGCGGGCCCTGCGTCTGGAGGCCGAGGCACTGGCACTCGCCCTCCAGGACGACGCACGCGGCGGCGAACTCCTCCAGCGCCTCGGCCGTACGCGACACCACCTGGCCGAACTGCTCACCGGCCGCCGGGTGCACCCGGCCGACCGCCGCCGCCTCACGTCCGACGAGGCGGCCACCCTGGCGGGCGCCGAGGCGGCCATCCTCCACGGTCTCGCCCACCAGGCCGCCGTCGGCGCGCAAGAGCCGGACCCGGAGCTGTGGGCGCGTGCCGCGACCGCCATGGTCGCCCTCGTCGATGAGCCGGGACCCGCTGGGAGCCGGGGGGCGGGGAGCGCTTCCTCCGCGTGA
- a CDS encoding MarR family winged helix-turn-helix transcriptional regulator: MNATPRWLAPEQKAAWDSFIRMQETLIGRLSRRIQADSGMSAADYQVLVNLTAAEGGRMRFMDLVKRVEWEKSRMSHQVTRMRKRGLVAREECPDDGRGAFVVVTPAGREAIEDAAPLHVEDVRRLFIDALTREDLDAFARICDRVLAHMETRPD; encoded by the coding sequence GTGAACGCGACGCCTCGCTGGCTGGCCCCGGAGCAGAAGGCCGCCTGGGACAGTTTCATCCGCATGCAGGAGACGCTCATCGGGCGGCTCTCCCGCCGCATCCAGGCCGACTCGGGCATGTCCGCCGCCGACTACCAGGTGCTGGTCAACCTCACGGCGGCCGAGGGCGGGCGGATGCGTTTCATGGACCTGGTCAAGCGCGTGGAGTGGGAGAAGAGCCGCATGTCGCACCAGGTCACGCGGATGCGCAAGCGCGGTCTCGTGGCCAGGGAGGAGTGCCCCGACGACGGACGCGGGGCGTTCGTCGTCGTCACCCCGGCCGGTCGCGAGGCGATCGAGGACGCCGCGCCCCTGCACGTCGAGGACGTCCGCCGGCTGTTCATCGACGCCCTCACCCGGGAGGACCTCGACGCGTTCGCCCGGATCTGCGACCGCGTCCTCGCGCACATGGAGACGCGGCCCGACTGA
- a CDS encoding hydrolase — translation MSTGKKAGLDALLTPEESVLVLIDHQPFQFANLNSHEPTMVANNVIGLAKAAKVFDVPTILTTVLEERGGLLLQGLQDVFPEQKPINRTFVNTWQDQRVVDAVKATGRKKLIIAGLWTEVCVAMPAIQAAGEGFDVVVVTDASGGASDEAHDMAVRRMVQAGVVPITWLAVMSEWQRDWAREQTVPGITEILLEHGGATGVAFAWETQLLAAGRGDGGA, via the coding sequence ATGAGCACTGGAAAGAAAGCCGGACTCGACGCGCTGCTGACGCCCGAGGAGAGCGTCCTCGTGCTGATCGACCACCAGCCGTTCCAGTTCGCCAACCTGAACAGCCACGAGCCGACGATGGTCGCCAACAACGTCATCGGACTCGCCAAGGCCGCCAAGGTGTTCGACGTTCCGACCATCCTGACGACCGTTCTGGAGGAGCGCGGCGGCCTTCTCCTCCAGGGGCTCCAGGACGTGTTCCCCGAGCAGAAGCCGATCAACAGGACCTTCGTCAACACCTGGCAGGACCAGCGCGTCGTGGACGCCGTCAAGGCGACCGGACGCAAGAAGCTGATCATCGCCGGCCTCTGGACGGAGGTCTGCGTGGCGATGCCGGCCATCCAGGCGGCGGGCGAGGGCTTCGATGTCGTCGTCGTCACCGACGCCTCGGGCGGCGCCTCGGACGAGGCGCACGACATGGCCGTGCGGCGCATGGTCCAGGCGGGCGTGGTTCCGATCACCTGGCTGGCCGTGATGAGCGAGTGGCAGCGCGACTGGGCCCGCGAGCAGACCGTTCCGGGGATCACCGAGATCCTGCTGGAGCACGGCGGCGCCACCGGTGTCGCGTTCGCCTGGGAGACGCAGCTCCTCGCGGCGGGGCGCGGAGACGGCGGCGCCTGA